One Oncorhynchus keta strain PuntledgeMale-10-30-2019 chromosome 11, Oket_V2, whole genome shotgun sequence DNA window includes the following coding sequences:
- the LOC118390112 gene encoding nuclear receptor-interacting protein 1-like, producing the protein MTHGEEPGPETHTDSAVLTYLEGLLMHPVASGPGATATRRSEAARVHGNQVEQVNKMARPFQMPSHGPAIATVQKAGNGPALHHGVSQNLKKARLLRSGAWNEPGAQRLSSPPVELPSQGGGGDLQNGALEGSPHAGESTLLASLLQSFSSRLQNVAMSQQSTKPPSEHSPPTVPPPAADKERLACYGMASSRLKGLMRKSKMQNHSNTPYSRRGHGHGHSQDRPSEPPCSVQSSTPPSTPTASTASTDAQSCAERLKAVANLVKIRSSPAPSPKPSVACSQLALLLSSEAHLQQYSREHALKVQQSGHSASSRLAAMATQQTQDMRPPSVGEAPPTSTTTVALDTQSSLTAQNRIATTTLPRLALNSSSKQRSPSSMLPAHSSPCPTPLPLPLNPQTHTDTQTQPRTPTNEKRGFDSRHARPPQTCSSLLLLLLNNHNNQKQLTKNGHLEDDCGVLPPSRGSSVTSDSECSVQEKALAKREESCSDAESSYSSCSPIDLSIRSRASTRAPETRPKATSPSTSVSYSSSSTAFSSSSSSAIFSSAPTVFSSSTAFSSSSTVLSPSSTAFSTSSTILSSSSTAFSSSSSSSLDKLTESLLNKWKPDPSGSKVPQVKKEIEMSPDLKSHPRVTLMQLLLERKNNDKVNKILVNPDLQHDATLSSLSRGPLKSLVPWEEVRTQSPLDRSGLPLYSLSRDPSSTPSPYPSPHVQSSPLDLCKSKPFPAEKAADEPAFSASKLLQNLAQCGTASPSPPMVPSKVPRRELEVGGGRPLALLERLNAPIQRNTTITPLSDRPSGSGTPSFGRRGEVSPTSSQIENLLERRTVLQLLLGANSSSASSVAPATHRDRDRDRSGGRCSMETAAGSCYEKPPGTSVICDRSKGPSAAEFKVKTEPGEEILGLLSSTVCQDVTSRKRRGGGGGYDDRHSPLSEPQQDLKKEPRPTEVIAKYGLLSQLLKQQSATYYTSAKQPHTDRRPSPVPVKEEQRDYHHQGPCPKKRRLCSELAMSLNNGSPQRSVVDIGSSHSHNSLVQSLVHSQIQEEPDYHRSLRSPNEEEAPVRSPSSEALLPRESRGFNVLKQLLLSDNCLKELSQQPRGVPSPSVPSVLQTNGKANGSILNLNQSGYNQHDLLNLPTLPWHHPHSSLNSGPPSRLRPLPTPQTGDISQRSPWGRHTAPPPRQDSPKRYPTPVKREPESPVQWAGRDLEEEGRDLSPDSPRLTRSNPILYYMLQKGSAQLRREGRDQAEGTQGSGPGVKVKEEPGNDGHDAYEHKLSSATTTQHSSLSPPYNNDKHSHKNDRLSDSSDNW; encoded by the coding sequence ATGACTCATGGGGAGGAGCCTGGCCCTGAGACACACACGGATTCAGCTGTTCTAACTTATCTGGAAGGTTTACTGATGCATCCCGTGGCGTCTGGGCCTGGGGCCACGGCAACCCGGAGATCAGAGGCTGCCCGAGTGCACGGCAACCAGGTGGAGCAAGTCAACAAGATGGCCCGACCCTTCCAGATGCCCAGCCACGGCCCCGCCATCGCCACTGTTCAGAAGGCCGGGAACGGCCCTGCCCTGCACCATGGGGTCTCCCAGAACCTGAAGAAGGCCCGGCTGCTCCGCTCAGGGGCCTGGAATGAGCCTGGAGCCCAGAGGCTGAGCTCCCCCCCTGTGGAGCTGCCCAGCCAGGGGGGTGGAGGAGACCTGCAAAACGGGGCCTTGGAGGGCTCTCCTCATGCTGGGGAGAGCACCCTGCTGGCCTCCCTgctccagtccttcagctccagaCTGCAGAATGTAGCCATGTCGCAGCAGTCCACCAAACCCCCCAGCGAGCACTCCCCGCCCACTGTGCCCCCTCCTGCTGCAGACAAGGAGCGGCTCGCCTGCTACGGCATGGCCTCCAGCCGCCTCAAGGGCCTGATGAGGAAGAGCAAGATGCAGAACCACAGTAACACGCCTTACAGCCGGCGAGGCCACGGCCACGGCCATAGCCAGGACAGGCCCTCTGAGCCTCCCTGCTCGGTACAGAGCAGCACCCCTCCTTCTACCCCTACCGCTTCTACTGCTTCCACTGATGCTCAGTCCTGTGCAGAACGGCTCAAGGCTGTGGCCAACCTGGTAAAGATCCGTTCCAGCCCTGCCCCCTCGCCCAAGCCCAGTGTGGCCTGCAGTCAGCTGGCCCTGCTGCTCTCCAGTGAGGCCCATCTGCAGCAGTACAGTAGGGAGCATGCACTCAAGGTCCAGCAATCGGGACACTCGGCCAGCTCCAGACTGGCCGCCATGGCAACGCAGCAGACCCAGGACATGAGGCCGCCCAGTGTGGGAGAGGCTCCgcccaccagcaccaccaccgtTGCCCTAGACACGCAAAGCTCCTTAACTGCCCAAAACAGAATAGCGACAACAACACTCCCCCGCCTGGCTCTAAACTCTAGCTCAAAGCAGCGAAGCCCCTCCTCCATGCTGCCAGCCCACAGCTCACCCTGCCCCACCCCTCTTCCTCTGCCCCTCAACCCCCAAACCCACACCGACACCCAGACCCAACCTCGAACCCCCACAAATGAGAAACGTGGCTTTGACTCGCGCCACGCCAGGCCCCCCCAGACCTGTAGCAGCCTGCTCCTGCTTCTCctcaacaaccacaacaaccagaAGCAGCTGACTAAGAACGGGCACCTGGAGGACGACTGTGGGGTCCTGCCCCCTAGCCGTGGCTCCTCAGTCACCTCCGACAGCGAGTGCTCTGTCCAGGAGAAGGCCCTggccaagagagaggagagctgcagCGACGCAGAGAGCTCCTATTCCAGCTGTTCTCCCATTGACCTATCTATAAGGAGCAGGGCCAGCACCAGAGCCCCAGAGACCAGGCCTAAAgccacctccccctccacctctgtTTCTTACTCTTCCTCTTCTACAGCTttctcctccagctcttcttcTGCTATCTTCTCCTCTGCCCCTACTGTTTTCTCTTCCTCCActgctttctcttcctcctctaccgttctctcaccttcctccactgctttctctacctcctctaccattctctcctcttcctccactgctttctcttcctcctcttcctcctccttagACAAACTCACTGAGTCCTTGCTAAACAAGTGGAAGCCAGATCCCTCCGGTTCGAAGGTCCCCCAGGTTAAGAAGGAGATTGAAATGAGCCCAGACCTTAAGTCCCACCCCAGGGTCACTCTCATGCAGCTCCTTCTGGAGCGCAAGAATAACGACAAGGTAAACAAAATTTTGGTTAATCCAGATTTGCAGCATGACGCAACCCTGTCCAGTCTGTCACGGGGCCCACTTAAATCACTGGTCCCCTGGGAGGAAGTAAGGACACAGAGCCCTCTGGACAGATCAGGCCTTCCATTGTACTCTCTCAGCCGAGACCCCAGCAGCACCCCATCCCCCTACCCCTCTCCCCATGTCCAGTCCAGCCCTCTGGATCTGTGTAAGTCTAAACCCTTCCCTGCTGAGAAAGCTGCAGATGAGCCGGCGTTCAGCGCCAGCAAACTGTTACAGAACCTGGCCCAGTGCGGCACCGCCTCGCCCTCCCCACCCATGGTTCCCAGCAAAGTACCCAGACGGGAGCTGGAGGTGGGTGGTGGCAGGCCTCTGGCTCTGCTGGAGAGGCTCAATGCCCCCATCCAGAGGAACACAACAATTACCCCCCTCTCAGACAGGCCCTCGGGCAGTGGCACACCGTCGTTCGGTCGCCGGGGGGAGGTGTCGCCCACCTCATCCCAGATCGAGAACCTTTTGGAGCGTCGCACAGTACTGCAGCTCCTGCTGGGAGCAaactcctcctctgcctcctccgtGGCCCCAGCcacccacagagacagagacagagacaggtccGGTGGGAGGTGCAGTATGGAGACGGCAGCGGGGAGCTGCTATGAGAAGCCCCCTGGCACCTCTGTCATCTGTGACAGATCCAAGGGGCCCTCGGCAGCAGAATTCAAGGTTAAAACTGAACCGGGGGAAGAGATTCTAGGCCTGTTGTCCTCTACAGTATGTCAGGATGTGACGAGcagaaagagaaggggaggaggaggagggtatgaCGACAGGCACAGCCCGCTCTCTGAACCCCAGCAGGACCTAAAAAAAGAGCCCAGGCCCACAGAGGTCATTGCTAAATATGGCCTCCTTAGCCAGCTCCTAAAACAGCAGAGCGCCACCTACTACACCAGCGCTAAACAGCCACACACAGATCGCCGGCCAAGCCCTGTCCCTGtaaaggaggagcagagagactaCCACCACCAGGGACCCTGCCCTAAAAAGAGACGGCTCTGCTCAGAGCTGGCTATGAGCCTGAACAATGGCAGTCCTCAGAGGTCCGTGGTGGACATTGGAAGCAGCCACAGCCACAATAGCCTGGTCCAAAGCCTGGTCCATAGCCAGATACAGGAGGAGCCTGATTACCACAGGAGCCTCAGGAGCCCTAATGAGGAGGAGGCCCCAGTCAGGAGCCCCAGCAGTGAAGCTCTCCTCCCCAGGGAGAGCCGGGGCTTCAACGTGCTCAAACAACTGCTCTTGTCTGACAATTGTCTGAAGGAGCTGTCCCAGCAGCCCCGGGGAGTCCCTagcccctctgtcccctctgtgcTGCAGACCAACGGCAAAGCCAACGGGAGCATCCTCAACCTCAATCAGTCAGGCTACAATCAACACGACCTCCTCAACCTGCCTACCCTGCCCTGGCACCACCCCCATAGCTCCCTCAACTCAGGGCCACCCAGCCGCCTCAGACCCCTGCCCACCCCCCAGACAGGGGACATCAGTCAACGCTCCCCCTGGGGGCGTCACACAGCCCCCCCACCCCGTCAGGACTCGCCCAAACGGTACCCCACCCCGGTGAAACGGGAGCCGGAGAGCCCGGTGCAGTGGGCAGGTcgagacctggaggaggagggCCGTGACTTGAGCCCAGACTCCCCCCGGCTCACCCGCTCCAACCCCATCCTGTACTACATGCTGCAAAAGGGTAGCGCTCagctgaggagggaggggagggaccaGGCGGAGGGGACCCAGGGGTCAGGGCCAGGAGTGAAGGTGAAGGAGGAGCCAGGTAATGATGGCCATGATGCCTATGAACACAAACTGAGCTCTGCCACCACCACCCAGcactcctccctgtcccctccctaCAATAACGACAAGCACAGCCACAAAAACGACAGGCTGAGCGACTCATCTGACAATTGGTAG